A region of Ictidomys tridecemlineatus isolate mIctTri1 chromosome 4, mIctTri1.hap1, whole genome shotgun sequence DNA encodes the following proteins:
- the LOC101965645 gene encoding olfactory receptor 8D1 — translation MIRCNFSTMTEFVLQGLTDQPELKLPLFLLFLVIYGITVVGNLGIILLITVDSKLQTPMYFFLGNLSFIDFVYSSVITPKLLGNFIWEQNVISYSGCMTQLFFYCTFAIAEGYMLAAMAYDRYAAICNPLIYSVTMSQKACSILVTGVYIMAALGAVAHTSSMIRLSFHGENVIHHYFCDIIPLLQLSCSSTYFNELLVTLIGGFNVLATTGPIAISYTFILTNILRIPSSESRSKAFSTCGSHLTAVGVFYGSIMFMYFKPTSSHSRVQEKVASVFYTAVIPMLNPLIYSLRNKDVKYVLSKVMRKRCGLPQS, via the coding sequence ATGATCAGATGCAATTTTTCCACCATGACTGAATTTGTCCTCCAGGGATTAACAGACCAACCAGAACTCAAACTGCCCCTTTTTCTCCTGTTTCTAGTAATCTATGGGATCACTGTAGTGGGAAACCTGGGTATAATCCTCCTAATTACTGTTGATTCCAAGCTCCAAACTCCCATGTACTTTTTTCTTGGTAATTTGTCATTCATAGATTTCGTCTATTCCTCAGTTATTACCCCTAAACTGTTAGGAAACTTTATATGGGAACAAAATGTTATCTCCTATTCTGGATGCATGACACAGCTCTTTTTCTATTGCACGTTTGCTATTGCTGAGGGCTATATGCTGGCAGCCATGGCATATGATAGATATGCAGCTATCTGTAATCCACTGATCTACAGTGTCACCATGTCCCAAAAGGCATGCAGCATACTGGTAACAGGGGTCTATATCATGGCAGCTCTTGGAGCTGTAGCCCACACTTCCTCCATGATCAGGCTTTCCTTCCATGGGGAGAATGTCATCCACCATTACTTCTGTGACATAATTCCCCTCCTACAGCTTTCCTGCTCTAGCACCTACTTTAATGAGCTTCTGGTGACACTTATAGGTGGATTTAATGTGCTGGCAACAACTGGGCCCATAGCCATCTCTTATACCTTTATACTCACCAACATTCTTCGAATACCCTCAAGTGAGAGCAGGTCCAAAGCTTTTAGTACCTGTGGCTCTCATTTGACAGCTGTTGGGGTCTTCTACGGATCCATCATGTTTATGTATTTCAAGCCAACATCCAGCCACAGCAGGGTCCAGGAGAAGGTGGCCTCTGTGTTCTATACCGCGGTGATCCCTATGCTGAATCCCTTGATCTACAGCTTAAGGAATAAGGATGTAAAATATGTTCTAAGCAAAGTAATGAGAAAGAGATGTGGTCTACCCCAGAGTTAA